The following is a genomic window from Amycolatopsis australiensis.
TGTCGCGGGGACGACGACCTCTCCTGCCGTGAACTGCTCGCGGGTCAGGTCGATCTCCACGCCGGCCAGGCGGTTCCACCAGTGGAAGTCCGTCCGGCGGCCGTCGGCGTGGACTTCGCCGCGGACCAGGTCACCGCCCAGGAGGTCGTTGAGCACCAGCGCCGTCACGCCGCACTGGCCGCGGGCCGGGTTTCCGGGGTGCCAGGCCGGCCGGTCTTCGGGCGCGCACGTGTCCGCGCCCCACGAACGGCGTACGGCGCGCTCGATCTCCGCCAGTGTCCAGGTTTTCACCGGTGTCCCGGACCCGGCGGCCTCAGGCGAGGCCCTGCTGCGCGAGCCAGTCCTTCGCCACGTCCACGGCCTTCTCCCCTTCCGCGTCCACGCGCTTGTTCAGTTCGCGCATGCCGTCCGTCGTCAGCTTCGCGCTCACCGCGTTCACCGTGTTCGCGAAGTCGGGGCCGCGCTCGTCGAGGACCTTCCTGTTCACCGCCGGGACCACGTTCTCCGTCGGCACCATCGCCCGGTCGTCCTTCAGCACCACGTACTTCGGGTCGCCCGCGGCCGGGCTCACCGAGTCGACCGGGACGAGCGTCACCGCTCCGGAGTCGAGCTGCTGGATCCGCGGGCCCAGCTCCTGCACCGTCTGGAACGTCACGTTCGTCAGCTGGTACACGTCCGTGAGGCCCTTGAAGCACGTCAGCCGCTTCTCGCATTCGGGGCCGCCCGCCAGGACCACCTTGTCGAGCTTCTTCAGGTCGCTGATCGACGCGATGCCCTTGCTGTGCGCCAGATCCGCCTTGACGATGTAGGTGTTCTTGTCCTCGGCCGCCGCGTAGTCCAGCAACGCGACGCCGCTCGGCTCCAGGAGTTTCGCCAGCTGCGCGTGCTCGCCCGCGGCGTCCTTCACCGGCTCCTCGCCGAACCCGGCGGCGATCGCCGACCCCTGGTACTCCGGGATGAACTGCAGCTCGCCCTTCTTCAGCGACGGGTAGATCAGCTCGCGCGAGCCCAGGTTCAGCTTCCGCGTCACCGGGTAGCCCTTGGCCTCCAGCGCACCCGCGTAGATTTCGGCCAGGATCTGGCTGTCGGTGAAGTTGAAGGACGCGACGACGATCGGCGCCCCGCCCTTGCCCGCCGCGGCGGGCCGGTCACTGCCGCCGCAGGCGGTCAGGCCCAGCGTGGCCACCGCCAGCAGCACGGCCACTCGGATGTTCCGGGTCCAGCCCACGTCCCACGCTCCTCGATCGATCGTCCGGTGCCGACCCTAGCCAGCACCACCGACAGAATTCACATCGTGGGACTCACCCGGCGAGGTGCCCGCGCAGCGTCGAGCCGGTGTACTCGGTGCGGTACCGGCCCTTCGCCTGCAGGATCGGCACGACGTGGTCGACGAACGCGGCCAGCTCGTAGGGCAGCGTCGAGCCCATGATGGTGAACCCGTCGACGGCGCCGGCGTCCTGCCAGGTGAGCACGTGGGCGGCGAGCTGCTCGGGCGTGCCCACGAAGTGGACCTGGCCGGCTCCCCCGGTGACCTTCTGCGCGATCTCGCGCAGCGGGGCGCCGGGCCGTTCGCGCGCCGCCGCGGCGAGCTGCTGCAGCCTGCTCGATCCGGCGCCGTCGCGCACTTCGGCCGGCAAGGGGGCGTCCGGGTCGAACGCGTCCGGGTCGAGACCCGCGGTGTACAGCGCGTTCTGCCAGCGGAACTCGGGGCTGGCCAGCTCTTCCAGCCGTCCGGCCCGCGCCTTCGCCTCGGCCTCGGTGCCGCCCAGGGTCACCATCAGCGCGGGCAGTACCCGGACGTTCGCGGGGTTCCGGCCCGCAGCGGCGACCTGGGCGTCCAGCGCGGCGCGGAAGGCGACCGCCGCCTCGAGCGACGGCGGGCCGGAGAACACCAGCTCGGCGTACCGCGCCGCGAGCCCGATGCCGGCCGCCGACTGTCCCGCCTGGACGAGCACCGGCCGTCCCTGCGGCGACCGCGGGAACGGCAGCACGCCTTCGACGTCGTAGAACCGGCCGTGGAAGCGCGGCGCGTGCAGCTTGGCGCGGTCGGCCCACACGCCCTTCTCGCGGTCGCCGACGATCGCGTCGTCGTCCCAGCTGTCCCACACCCGGGTGACGGCCTCGACGAACTCGTGCGCGCGTTCGTACCGGTCGGCGTGGTCCGGGTGGGCGCGCTCGCCGAAGTTGGCCGCGGCCAGCGGGGTGATCGTGGTGACGATGTTCCAGCCGGCGCGCCCGCCGCTGAGGTGGTCGAGCGTGGCGAAGCGGCGGGCGAGCTCCCACGGCTTGCTGTAGGTGGTCGAGCCCGTGCCGATCAGCCCGATCCGCGTGGTGACCGCGGCCAGCGCGGAAAGCACGGCGACCGGGTCGAACTGAGTCTGCGGCAGGTGGGTGACGCGGTATTCGGCGATGGCGATGTTGTCGGCCAGGAAAACCGAGTCCATCAGCCCGCGTTCGGCGGTCTGGGCGATGCCGGCGTAGTACGGCAGCCCGAGCACTCCGCGCACGTCGTCGTCGACGACCCGCCACGCGGACTCGTGGTAGCCGTTGGGCCAGACGAAGGCGTTGAAGTGCAGCTGGTTCCCGCTCATCGGCCCGCTCCCGCCAGCACCGCGGCCGCGTCGGCGAC
Proteins encoded in this region:
- a CDS encoding NtaA/DmoA family FMN-dependent monooxygenase (This protein belongs to a clade of FMN-dependent monooxygenases, within a broader family of flavin-dependent oxidoreductases, the luciferase-like monooxygenase (LMM) family, some of whose members use coenzyme F420 rather than FMN.), which produces MSGNQLHFNAFVWPNGYHESAWRVVDDDVRGVLGLPYYAGIAQTAERGLMDSVFLADNIAIAEYRVTHLPQTQFDPVAVLSALAAVTTRIGLIGTGSTTYSKPWELARRFATLDHLSGGRAGWNIVTTITPLAAANFGERAHPDHADRYERAHEFVEAVTRVWDSWDDDAIVGDREKGVWADRAKLHAPRFHGRFYDVEGVLPFPRSPQGRPVLVQAGQSAAGIGLAARYAELVFSGPPSLEAAVAFRAALDAQVAAAGRNPANVRVLPALMVTLGGTEAEAKARAGRLEELASPEFRWQNALYTAGLDPDAFDPDAPLPAEVRDGAGSSRLQQLAAAARERPGAPLREIAQKVTGGAGQVHFVGTPEQLAAHVLTWQDAGAVDGFTIMGSTLPYELAAFVDHVVPILQAKGRYRTEYTGSTLRGHLAG
- a CDS encoding YunG family protein: MKTWTLAEIERAVRRSWGADTCAPEDRPAWHPGNPARGQCGVTALVLNDLLGGDLVRGEVHADGRRTDFHWWNRLAGVEIDLTREQFTAGEVVVPATVVARQPKLKRLVTEYELLRGRVHRALREA
- a CDS encoding ABC transporter substrate-binding protein, encoding MGWTRNIRVAVLLAVATLGLTACGGSDRPAAAGKGGAPIVVASFNFTDSQILAEIYAGALEAKGYPVTRKLNLGSRELIYPSLKKGELQFIPEYQGSAIAAGFGEEPVKDAAGEHAQLAKLLEPSGVALLDYAAAEDKNTYIVKADLAHSKGIASISDLKKLDKVVLAGGPECEKRLTCFKGLTDVYQLTNVTFQTVQELGPRIQQLDSGAVTLVPVDSVSPAAGDPKYVVLKDDRAMVPTENVVPAVNRKVLDERGPDFANTVNAVSAKLTTDGMRELNKRVDAEGEKAVDVAKDWLAQQGLA